A region from the Fusarium musae strain F31 chromosome 1, whole genome shotgun sequence genome encodes:
- a CDS encoding hypothetical protein (EggNog:ENOG41): protein MTGTDNPNPGNFANRPKEEVQEIASKGGKSSHSGGFASMDADKQITQREIASEGGKASSGSFEPGSEKAKEAGRKGGLAS from the exons ATGACTGGCACCGATAACCCCAACCCCGGCAACTTTGCCAACCG ACCCAAGGAAGAGGTTCAAGAGATTGCTTCCAAGGGCGGAAAGTCCAGCCACTCCGGTGGATTTGCCAGCATGGACGCCGACAAGCAG ATCACCCAGCGAGAGATTGCTTCTGAGGGCGGCAAGGCATCATCGGGCTCTTTCGAGCCTGGTagtgagaaggccaaggaagcTGGTCGCAAGGGTGGACTGGCTTCCTAG